A genomic window from Streptomyces sp. 846.5 includes:
- a CDS encoding glyoxalase, translated as MNSIESVTLDVADPKAADHFYHEAFGLGSRVLLRASEAPTTGFRGFTMSLIVSQPSTVNTLIGAALDAGATTLKAPAKSLWGYGGVVQAPDGTIWKVATSAKKDKGPATREIDEIALLLGVEDMAASKRFYVDRGLTVAKSFGSKYVEFATPSSPVKLALYGRKALAKDVGVAPDGSGSHRVAIGVDSEPFTDPDGFAWEVASK; from the coding sequence ATGAACTCCATCGAATCAGTCACCCTCGACGTGGCCGACCCCAAGGCCGCCGACCACTTCTACCACGAGGCCTTCGGTCTGGGCTCCCGGGTACTCCTGCGGGCCTCGGAGGCACCGACGACCGGCTTCCGCGGGTTCACGATGTCGCTCATCGTGTCCCAGCCGTCCACCGTCAACACCCTCATCGGCGCGGCCCTCGACGCCGGCGCCACGACGCTGAAGGCTCCCGCGAAGTCCCTCTGGGGCTACGGCGGCGTCGTGCAGGCGCCGGACGGCACCATCTGGAAGGTCGCGACCTCAGCGAAGAAGGACAAGGGCCCGGCCACCCGGGAGATCGACGAGATCGCCCTCCTGCTGGGAGTCGAGGACATGGCCGCGAGCAAGCGGTTCTACGTCGACCGCGGCCTCACCGTGGCGAAGAGCTTCGGCAGCAAGTACGTCGAGTTCGCCACGCCCTCCAGCCCCGTCAAGCTGGCGCTGTACGGGCGCAAGGCGCTGGCCAAGGACGTCGGCGTCGCCCCGGACGGCAGCGGATCGCACCGGGTCGCGATCGGCGTCGACTCCGAGCCGTTCACCGACCCGGACGGGTTCGCCTGGGAGGTCGCCTCGAAGTGA
- a CDS encoding TetR/AcrR family transcriptional regulator, with the protein MVELEPIEADSTAPRLRRTPRQARAKDKVARALVAADRLLAEEGINALTITRVAAEAGVSVGALYQYLPDRDAIVEALADQHLGRLEALMDSFVATARPEDPSDPVDVLVDAFAQHYRSEPGFRALWFGRHLTEWTSEADRRHKRDMAAGVHRFLVARRLLPDSPAAATACYVAFLSADAVIQEAFRGEPDGADELLDALKSMLHAQLDGFVG; encoded by the coding sequence ATGGTCGAGCTGGAACCGATCGAGGCCGACTCCACCGCACCGCGGTTGCGTCGGACCCCGCGCCAGGCACGGGCCAAGGACAAGGTGGCCCGGGCGCTGGTGGCGGCCGACCGGCTGCTCGCGGAAGAGGGCATCAACGCGCTGACCATCACCCGGGTCGCCGCCGAGGCCGGTGTCTCGGTCGGCGCGCTCTACCAGTACCTGCCGGACCGGGACGCGATCGTCGAGGCCCTGGCCGACCAGCACCTCGGTCGGCTGGAGGCGCTGATGGACTCGTTCGTGGCCACGGCGCGGCCCGAGGACCCGTCCGACCCGGTGGACGTGCTGGTGGACGCCTTCGCCCAGCACTACCGCTCCGAGCCCGGATTCCGGGCCCTGTGGTTCGGCCGCCACCTCACCGAGTGGACCAGTGAGGCCGACCGCCGCCACAAACGCGACATGGCGGCCGGGGTGCACCGGTTCCTCGTCGCACGGCGGCTGCTCCCCGACAGCCCGGCTGCCGCGACGGCTTGCTACGTCGCGTTCCTCTCCGCCGACGCCGTGATCCAGGAGGCGTTCCGGGGTGAACCCGACGGCGCGGACGAGCTGCTCGACGCGCTCAAGTCCATGCTCCACGCTCAGCTCGACGGATTCGTTGGGTAG
- a CDS encoding class II aldolase/adducin family protein, producing the protein MVEANHLREERRAVAATCRELAARGLLIGTAGNVSVRAGDQVAVTATGLVLGEATPDQVTVVGPDGRPVAGGLGLEPTSELELHLGIYRRYGAGAVVHTHAPLATSLSLVLDELPCVHYQQLLLGGSVRVAPFAVFGSGELAEHVLTALDGRQAALMANHGAVVHGPTLAAAVENALLLEWVCGVYLRAAGIGTPRALDEGQQAAVVAAALRRGYGTTHPMEEESSP; encoded by the coding sequence ATGGTAGAGGCGAATCACCTCCGGGAGGAGCGGCGTGCCGTCGCCGCGACCTGCCGTGAACTGGCCGCGCGCGGGTTGCTGATCGGCACCGCCGGCAATGTCAGCGTGCGAGCGGGCGACCAGGTCGCGGTGACCGCGACCGGTCTCGTGCTCGGCGAGGCCACCCCGGACCAGGTGACCGTGGTCGGACCGGACGGCCGTCCGGTCGCCGGGGGCCTGGGCCTGGAGCCCACCTCCGAGCTCGAACTGCACCTGGGGATCTACCGGCGGTACGGGGCGGGCGCGGTGGTGCACACGCACGCTCCGCTGGCCACGTCGCTGTCCCTGGTCCTCGACGAACTGCCGTGCGTGCACTACCAGCAGCTGCTGCTCGGCGGCTCGGTACGGGTCGCACCGTTCGCCGTGTTCGGCAGCGGGGAGCTGGCAGAGCACGTGCTCACCGCGCTGGACGGCAGGCAGGCCGCGCTGATGGCCAATCACGGCGCCGTCGTCCACGGCCCGACACTGGCCGCGGCGGTGGAGAACGCGCTGCTGCTGGAGTGGGTCTGCGGCGTCTACCTGCGTGCCGCCGGGATCGGCACACCACGGGCCCTGGACGAGGGCCAGCAGGCAGCAGTCGTCGCCGCGGCTCTGCGCCGCGGCTACGGGACCACCCACCCGATGGAAGAGGAGAGCTCCCCATGA
- a CDS encoding sugar kinase, translating into MTQTIIALGAHIFDVQVLPVEAIPPGQDAVLVDQIRFSPAGTAAGTAITLAKLGAEVRTAGAVGTDPIGDLLLALLATHGVDTSLVLRRAEVQTSASVLPIRPDGSRPAFHVLGANLAYGPDDAPAAEIAHSTHLHLGAPELMGGDAAAQILAPARAAGVTTSADLLAAGEPGLFEWIAPALPHLDYLLPNEDQVVGLTGAATLEEGVRILLDKGAGCVAVTRGARGALVMTADTTMAVPAFAVDVVDTTGCGDAFSAGFLRGIGLGRPLREAAVLGCAAAALVAQGLGSDHGTFDLAVADGFAASTPTLEVN; encoded by the coding sequence ATGACCCAGACGATCATCGCGCTCGGCGCACACATATTCGATGTCCAGGTACTCCCGGTGGAAGCCATCCCTCCGGGCCAGGACGCCGTGCTGGTCGACCAGATCCGGTTCAGTCCCGCCGGAACGGCCGCCGGGACGGCGATCACCCTGGCCAAGCTCGGCGCCGAGGTCCGCACCGCCGGGGCCGTGGGCACCGATCCGATCGGCGACCTGCTGCTGGCCCTGCTCGCCACGCACGGGGTCGACACCTCCCTGGTGCTCCGCCGCGCCGAGGTCCAGACCTCCGCCTCGGTGTTGCCGATCCGCCCGGACGGCAGCAGGCCGGCCTTCCATGTGCTCGGCGCCAACCTCGCCTACGGCCCCGACGACGCCCCCGCCGCCGAGATCGCGCACTCCACCCACCTGCACCTGGGTGCGCCCGAACTCATGGGCGGCGACGCCGCCGCCCAAATCCTCGCCCCCGCCCGGGCGGCCGGGGTGACCACCTCGGCCGACCTGCTCGCCGCCGGCGAACCCGGCCTGTTCGAGTGGATCGCCCCCGCGCTGCCGCACCTGGACTACCTGCTCCCCAACGAGGACCAGGTGGTCGGACTCACCGGCGCCGCCACCCTTGAGGAGGGCGTACGGATCCTGCTCGACAAGGGCGCCGGCTGCGTCGCGGTCACCCGGGGCGCGCGAGGAGCACTGGTGATGACCGCGGACACGACGATGGCCGTGCCCGCGTTCGCCGTGGACGTGGTCGACACCACCGGTTGCGGCGACGCGTTCTCCGCGGGATTCCTGCGCGGCATCGGCCTGGGCCGACCGCTGCGGGAGGCGGCCGTGCTGGGCTGCGCGGCGGCGGCTCTGGTGGCCCAGGGGCTCGGCAGCGACCACGGCACGTTCGACCTCGCCGTCGCGGACGGCTTCGCCGCGTCCACCCCCACTCTGGAGGTCAACTGA
- a CDS encoding FAD-dependent oxidoreductase has translation MRRTDIVVVGAGLAGLTAARELVAEGHDVVVLEARDRVGGRTLNHDLGRGRVVEAGGQFVGPTQDHILALAKQVGVDTYPAAVEGSAVYVHGGRAQRYSGDIPPDLLSLPDLGVAQLRINQLAKKVPLDAPWRAAKARQWDSMTFESWIRSTTVGTGALDLVNAFLGSAFGGAASEASLLFSLWYIAGFGNETTPGTLERGIGVSGGAQESRFLGGSQLISQRIAEQLDGRVLLNAPVRAIEQDGDTVTVATDDETWQAGQVVVAVPPLLAARISWRPLLPAQQDALFTRMAFGSLMKCEAVYPEPFWRADGLNGQGVFRQASPICSMWDNTPPEGGPGVLMGFLGGPQWRAWAHRPPRERRGAVLRAFASVVGKDALQPVDYFEQDWTQEEWTRGGPTSVLAPGTLTGLGSWRDRPFGRVHWAGAEHSDHWNGYMDGAVRSGEAAAHAVLAHG, from the coding sequence ATGCGCCGCACCGACATCGTGGTCGTCGGAGCCGGCCTGGCCGGTCTCACCGCCGCACGCGAACTGGTGGCCGAGGGCCATGACGTGGTCGTCCTGGAGGCGCGCGACCGGGTCGGCGGGCGGACGCTCAACCACGACCTGGGCCGCGGCAGGGTGGTGGAGGCCGGCGGCCAGTTCGTCGGACCGACCCAGGACCACATCCTCGCGCTGGCCAAGCAGGTCGGGGTCGACACCTACCCCGCCGCCGTCGAGGGGTCGGCCGTCTACGTCCACGGAGGCCGGGCCCAGCGCTACAGCGGCGACATCCCACCGGACCTGCTGTCGCTGCCCGACCTCGGCGTCGCACAGCTGCGGATCAACCAACTCGCCAAGAAGGTTCCCCTGGACGCGCCCTGGCGGGCCGCCAAAGCCCGACAGTGGGACAGCATGACCTTCGAGAGCTGGATCAGGAGCACCACGGTCGGCACCGGGGCACTGGACCTGGTCAACGCGTTCCTCGGATCGGCCTTCGGCGGCGCGGCATCGGAGGCCTCACTGCTGTTCAGCCTCTGGTACATCGCGGGCTTCGGCAACGAGACCACGCCGGGCACCCTGGAGCGCGGCATCGGCGTCAGCGGTGGCGCGCAGGAGTCCCGGTTCCTCGGCGGCTCCCAGCTGATCTCCCAGCGCATCGCCGAGCAGTTGGACGGGCGCGTGCTGCTCAACGCGCCGGTGCGCGCGATCGAGCAGGACGGCGACACCGTGACCGTGGCCACCGACGACGAGACCTGGCAGGCCGGGCAGGTCGTGGTGGCCGTCCCGCCGCTGCTGGCGGCCCGGATCAGCTGGCGCCCGCTGCTGCCGGCGCAGCAGGACGCGCTGTTCACCCGCATGGCCTTCGGCTCGCTGATGAAGTGCGAGGCCGTCTACCCCGAACCGTTCTGGCGCGCCGACGGGCTGAACGGCCAGGGCGTGTTCCGGCAGGCCTCGCCGATCTGCAGCATGTGGGACAACACGCCGCCCGAGGGCGGCCCGGGCGTCCTGATGGGATTCCTCGGCGGTCCGCAGTGGCGCGCCTGGGCGCACCGGCCGCCCCGGGAGCGGCGCGGCGCGGTGCTGCGCGCGTTCGCCTCGGTGGTCGGCAAGGACGCGCTGCAGCCCGTCGACTACTTCGAACAGGACTGGACCCAGGAGGAGTGGACCCGCGGCGGACCCACTTCGGTGCTCGCCCCCGGCACGCTCACCGGCCTGGGCTCATGGCGGGACCGGCCGTTCGGCCGCGTGCACTGGGCCGGCGCCGAACACTCCGACCACTGGAACGGCTACATGGACGGCGCCGTGCGGTCCGGCGAGGCCGCCGCGCACGCCGTCCTCGCCCACGGTTGA
- a CDS encoding SRPBCC family protein, with the protein MAVDYEVSENAVIPAPVSRVWEVISATDRYAEWVPTVLEVTDHHGTAEVGRTYSERNKSLGPLTTRSTWTVREVRPGRRRVDTGTGFAPLQDVTNVFAFEPVVLPDGGEGTAMTYLVRYRIGLGPVGALVHRVVAPGLRADMRSSMVNLSDLILAEGPGQ; encoded by the coding sequence ATGGCAGTCGACTACGAGGTCTCCGAGAACGCGGTCATCCCCGCGCCGGTGTCGCGGGTGTGGGAGGTGATCTCCGCGACCGACCGGTACGCCGAGTGGGTCCCCACCGTCCTGGAGGTGACCGACCATCACGGCACCGCCGAGGTGGGGCGCACCTACAGCGAGCGCAACAAGTCGCTCGGCCCGCTCACCACCCGCTCCACCTGGACCGTCCGGGAGGTCCGCCCGGGCAGGCGCCGGGTCGACACCGGTACGGGCTTCGCCCCGCTGCAGGACGTGACCAATGTCTTCGCGTTCGAACCCGTCGTCCTCCCCGACGGCGGCGAAGGCACGGCGATGACATACCTCGTCCGCTACCGCATCGGCCTCGGCCCGGTCGGCGCGCTCGTGCACCGCGTCGTCGCGCCCGGTCTCCGTGCCGACATGCGCAGCTCCATGGTGAACCTTTCTGATCTCATCCTCGCCGAGGGCCCCGGCCAGTGA
- a CDS encoding aldo/keto reductase, translating to MQYRTLGRTGVQVSSLALGAMNFGQIGRTTQDEATAIVDAALEGGINLIDTADMYGSGESEEMVGKAIAGRREDIVLATKATMPMGEERNHRGSSRRWLVTELDNSLRRLGIDHVDLYQIHRWDPTTSDEETLSALTDLQRAGKIRYFGSSTFPAYRIVQGQWAAREHRLSRYVTEQPSYSILQRGIETHVLPVTEEYGLGVLAWSPLASGWLSGAVRAGREVATHRSALVPQRFDLAIPSNRARLDAVEQLAKVADQAGLTMIQLALGFVTAHPAVTSAIVGPRTLDHLHAQLAAADTVLSADTLDAIDEIVAPGTDLAADEKFDTPPALLDPSLRRR from the coding sequence ATGCAGTACCGCACGTTGGGCCGCACCGGTGTCCAGGTCAGCTCGCTCGCGCTCGGCGCGATGAACTTCGGCCAGATCGGACGCACCACCCAGGACGAGGCCACCGCCATCGTCGACGCCGCCCTCGAGGGCGGGATCAACCTCATCGACACCGCCGACATGTACGGCAGTGGCGAGTCGGAGGAGATGGTCGGCAAGGCCATTGCCGGCCGTCGCGAGGACATCGTGCTGGCCACCAAGGCGACCATGCCGATGGGCGAGGAGCGCAACCACCGGGGCAGCTCGCGCCGCTGGCTGGTCACCGAGCTGGACAACAGCCTGCGCCGCCTCGGCATCGACCATGTCGACCTGTACCAGATCCACCGGTGGGACCCGACCACCAGTGACGAGGAGACCCTGTCCGCTCTGACGGACCTGCAGCGCGCCGGAAAGATCCGCTACTTCGGCTCTTCGACCTTCCCCGCGTACCGCATTGTGCAGGGCCAGTGGGCCGCTCGGGAGCACCGCCTGAGCCGGTACGTCACCGAACAGCCCAGCTACTCGATCCTGCAGCGCGGCATCGAGACCCACGTCCTGCCGGTGACCGAGGAGTACGGGCTCGGCGTGCTGGCGTGGAGCCCGCTGGCCTCGGGCTGGCTCTCGGGTGCGGTCCGCGCGGGCCGGGAGGTCGCCACCCACCGTTCGGCGCTCGTGCCGCAGCGGTTCGACCTCGCCATCCCGTCCAACCGGGCGCGGCTCGACGCGGTCGAGCAGCTGGCCAAGGTGGCGGACCAGGCCGGTCTGACGATGATTCAGCTGGCGCTCGGTTTTGTGACCGCGCACCCCGCCGTCACCAGCGCGATCGTCGGTCCCCGCACGCTGGACCATCTGCACGCGCAGCTCGCCGCCGCCGACACCGTGCTCTCCGCCGACACCCTCGACGCGATCGACGAGATCGTCGCCCCCGGTACCGACCTCGCCGCGGACGAGAAGTTCGACACCCCGCCCGCGCTGCTCGACCCGTCACTGCGGCGCCGCTGA
- a CDS encoding TetR/AcrR family transcriptional regulator produces the protein MNHGDEQTGQAARPKRADAQRNKQTLLDAAAAIFLTSGVEAPVRDIAAKAGVGTGTIYRHFPTRADLIIAVYRHQVEACAEAGPALLASSATPYAALGQWIDLFVDFLVTKHGLAGALRSDEAGFDALHAYFLDRLVPVCTQLLEAAAANGEIRSDLDALELMHGVGNLCIGADTDPHYDARRLVGLLIAGLRLPQ, from the coding sequence GTGAATCACGGCGACGAGCAGACCGGGCAGGCGGCCCGGCCCAAGCGGGCGGACGCCCAACGCAACAAGCAGACCCTGCTCGACGCGGCCGCCGCGATCTTCCTGACCTCGGGCGTGGAAGCACCGGTACGCGATATCGCAGCCAAGGCCGGCGTCGGAACGGGCACCATCTACCGCCACTTCCCGACCCGGGCGGACCTCATCATCGCCGTCTACCGGCACCAGGTCGAAGCCTGCGCCGAGGCCGGCCCGGCCCTGCTGGCCAGCAGCGCGACCCCGTACGCCGCGCTGGGCCAGTGGATCGACCTCTTCGTCGACTTCCTGGTCACCAAGCACGGACTGGCCGGCGCGCTGCGCTCGGACGAAGCCGGTTTCGATGCGCTGCACGCCTACTTCCTCGACCGGCTGGTACCCGTGTGCACCCAGCTGCTCGAAGCCGCCGCCGCCAACGGCGAGATCCGCTCCGACCTGGACGCCCTCGAACTCATGCACGGCGTCGGCAATCTCTGCATCGGCGCGGACACCGATCCCCACTACGACGCCCGTCGACTGGTCGGACTCCTGATCGCAGGACTGCGCCTGCCGCAGTAG